TATACGTTCCACGTGTTGTAAACGGCAATAAATTCCTTATATTAGATGACTGTAGACGACAGTTATTTTACCACAACCACTcctattatcctaacagaaatcaggggatcgccctgctcgctgTGTCGATTCCTATATcctaacgggaatttacgactcccgttgacgcgcctaacCGAGACACGTATCCCCGCGAATGCACGAATTAACAACAATCTTCTATTGACACTTTTTCacgtatgataaataatttttaagatacagaggaaatgtaagaaaaaatcccgttttttttatttaatcgatatgacgtttataaagttataaagttGCTTGTCTTGTAGATTAGATTATACagattatatagtaatatgatCTAATCTGAATCGTTCCGAGTCATATGATACAAAAACGTTTCTATTAGGAATTTGTTTCTAATACAATCagattatattcgattatattatacaatcagAATACATACcagtttatttcaaacagaGTATTCGTAGGAGGGTCGTTCCTCTCGTTTTGTATCGAGTCAGAGACCAGCTGAGCATCTTAGGAGCAAATGCaattcaaattgtataattgagaaatattacaaaccgtTGTAAAAcgtacagtgctggacaaaagtattggcacagcatgattgttatgatagaaatgcttataactactaaacaaattgatttaaacaaaaaactttttgacgtatttatttattatctattctagtttattacataacaagagcaacaatataaataaaataatacgcaaaataataacaaaaatatattttttgaacattttatgggtggacaaaactattggcacagtagaatatttacgcttataactaattacataataaacttctaatattttgttggcagtccttttcttttaaggacttcctttaatcttctgggcatcgagtggactaattttttagtgaattcaggtacaatattgctccattcctgcagaagaactttcttcagttcagacttgcttgtgatattatgtttcctaattcttttttccaattcgttccacacgtgctcaatgggattcatatcgggactttgaggtggtgtgtttaatgtgtgggcagtattatatattatccactgacgaacaatatacgccatatgtttaggatctcgatcctgctgaaaatagaaatccctggggaggtttaatttttgagtacttttcaaaagattttgcttgagtatatttaaatatacatatttatccattatctcatcaatgaatataagttctcctacacccgatgatgccatacatccccacaccattaaaccaccacccccatgtttcatggtggcttgcagattcagttcgtccatctctgtgttgggttttcgccatactaatattctgtcgtcagatttaaaaatattaaacttactttcatctgaaaacatgatcttttcccaaaaatcagtatctttcgtaacaaactctttcgcgaattccactcttttcttttggtttattttactgatgtagggctttcttcgtgctgcacgagcagaataaccggcatccttcaataccctacgtacagttttggtacttacttctttttcacactcagcttttaacatcgaagcaatttcagtcgaattagtttttggatccttctttacaatatttacgattttccttttttctcgaattgttaccttagaagggcgaccactcctaatttgattctctagattttcttcacttttaaagcgttttatgactgaacgcacagtaaaacgacttctgtttatgatttgtgcaatttcgttgtaagatttattcatcttatataaatttaatattatttttctttcttcaattgtggtttctttcgtttttctagacattattactctttcttggttttttgttgtttaataactgaagtctccagtttcactgatcgagtgttataattaagaagattaaaggaagtccttaaaagaaaaggactgccaacaaaatattagaagtttattatgtaattagttataagcgtaaatattctactgtgccaatacttttgtccacccataaaatgttcaaaaaatatatttttgttattattttgcgtattattttatttatattgttgctcttgttatgtaataaactaggatagataataaataaatacgtcaaaaagttttttgtttaaatcaatttgtttaatagttataagcatttgtatcataacaatcttgctgtgccaatacttttgtccagcactgtatattaAGACGTCCTTAGTGAGGAGTGCCCACACTTCTAGCAGCAAAATGACGTTCGGTCCCGCGCGATTCTTCTGACGATGGATATAATAGCACGTACATGTTCCGTATACTTTGTAGTTGCAGGCGACTGACTTGCCGAGGTAAGTCGCAACTTTAGAGTCGCGCGCGATCCTTAATCGCGGTAgtaggaataaaaattgtgccatattcggcaatggattttataatcgcgtggctaatcgcaaatggaaagcacgcttcagacggcaacgttggaagaccagaaaaataaagctcttctgtctcacaaaagaaagatacgtacatatgagtttccttattctttcaaattttggcgctgctgcgccaatttacggctattaaaatatggagaggacttggagaggtattataaggaacttcacttttctaatattcacgtaattgctctacacgtgtgatactcgccagagatctagggcataagattttcacactgcgcttctctcttttctctcaacggagtcctaggccatcgtacaacgctcgcatacatactatgaaggggatacatacttgtgtgtggttgtgctatacgttacctccctctcgcacgtacaatacaaatgtaccatatgccgctcttagtttgaaaaacctgaCTATGAAGTGGGAAAGGTGACAAATGATGAAATGTTGTCAACACTGGTAACGAGTCAACagttcagtactttcctcggaatcttgagggagaaaaattacctagagaaaataataacaaatttgttaagtttattaatatattcacatagTAGACCGTAGACGATACATTTTATGTCTCATGAGACATGCGACATGCCGCGAGACCAAGCAccgaatttcatattttatagttgGACATAGATACACAACTGTCTTGtaactatactattattatcaataccagaaatgcgttcggttgccgtcgatcgtttggtagcagacatattatctttgaagagaacgctttgcatatagtaagtatctatactaataaattgcatgtatgtctttaacattattattttgtatagtgcttctccctataatatatattaatatataatataaaatttaaaatttatttctggtgacttaaaggacataagtataacttgtatggcttgtgtatggctgtgcattacgttatttgcaaattaatttaagtttttggaattatcgtaatatcgaatgattattcttaggaagaaaattactctgtacatgcacatatcttaagttgctaaaagttaaattacaaagttaaattacatgtaatggattaatagtgtaggataattaaaaagagtgtcattttttataaattacgaaaaagttacttatatctgaactaagaaatgtcataaatatcataaaacggaagcagaagaaataacattgaaagagagaatgagaaagagtaatattttaaacgtaaaggttaggtgttaaattctactcaaatcaaataaaatatttaattaaatataaaaaaaagttaaagtatttacttagttatgtttattccaaattgtttgtttcgatataatttttgcaaaatattaaagaatatatacttgcgtaaataagaatattactttcaaagtcgaaacaatcatataaacattgatgtaggagcattataaattcataattttattttgtatactttgtttgatagagaaatgaacatctttttgcccattagcagttggtagataatggtattatatcatgagacgtaatttgatatgccAGTTCTGttagatgggaacactatCTGCTTCGCATGTATATACAAGTTTCCGGTGAaccaaaataagaagagaaacctttgtttgagttaatgaattaaaaactatttgaaagtgatcTGTGGAACAGTATAATTCAGAGAGATGAGGACGGAAGTTACAGAGTCACAACCTTtcaaaaacttaaaagaattattcgataacgtgggtaaCTTGAAACCATGGCCAGAAATTGGAGAActacgagattcaactgattatgtgtacagtggtttagaaataagcgcagGAAGAACgcggttagaaaaattggatagagaagtacatccGAAAACGTTGCTCTgtcatgatatgaaaggtggctacctagaagacaggtaatagaaatcactatatttattaattcatatattatacataatatacccgtgatttttcagatttatatatggatcagaatcttatgattcttacctattttatcactggagtgttattgacacttttgtgtattttagtcatcatttcataactgtgcccccttttggatggattaatgcagcacataatcatggtgtaaaagttcttggtactgtaattacggaaagagaaggtaTCTGGGATGTTATACTTGAATATCatgaagaagtaagaagatttgcagatgcactaatacttgttgcaaaattttataagtttgatggctggttattaaatattgaaaataccattaaaagtgagcaagttaataatttaatttattttgtaaaatatttaacagaaaatattcatgaagcaattagaaattctgaaattatatggtacgatagcgtaaccaatgaaggaaaattaaattggcaaaatgagcttaaCAGTAAAAACATGTAAGCTTATGACACTcttatacttttacaattgtttctgtttgtaaattttatttaatgttctgaatacaatgtttcagagatttctttttaaactgcgatgccatttacttgaattataactggatgaaatcaaaattgaaaaacagtttggcacttgcaaaaaatcacagcagagatatttatgatatttatgtaggacTTGATATTTGGGGAAGAGGTTGTCCTGGcggtggtggatttaattcatcatatgtaattacaatattacttattttattgtagcatataatataatatcgtttaatatttcattaaaccattataatctacaggctttacaaaaaatacgacacgaaggactttctgttgcactttttggtccaggttggactcacgaatttttcggatctaagacattccaagaagtagaagatctattttgggcacagttgtttccttatttatacgTTCATATATCtatctacgaagaagaagtattCAAAACATCATTTTGCCGTGGCAGTGGTAGCATGTATTATCGCTGTGGTCAGGTATGTCAAATTTTGACaaacacattatttttaacaaagtgaatttatcataaaagatataacttagaaaacacgaagttggcaccctgctgagggtagccacccacatgctatatttatttttattttattttttttattaccaatgagatataacactttaccaaatgtccttcatgacaaattgtaaaaaccaaaataaaccatatataaaaaaaaaaaaaaaaaaaaaaactgaatttattacatgaatatattataactgagATGCACATATTTTATGCAGGCACTATATGAAAGggatggaaaaagatttaaacacaaaccattttacaatttatccctgCAAAATCCACAAATTTCAGTACCTATACCgcacatgaaatttacatcatcgcctcaacttccagaaccgaaaagtgaaaacgatcgaaatgagTGTTCAGAAGAACCGATACATtatgtttatgaaacgaggaagaatgttgttcgagtattaaaaaatgttgtaaatattgaaaataaaatgccaatGCTATATGGAAATAGCTTCGAATTTTGCAGCGAGTTCTCTTTCAGAGGTGGTGGTTGCATAAAATTAACTACAAATGATCTTACAACTAGGTCATATCACAGGTGAAggagttatatattttgtaattaaatttatgataccTCGcacaattgtattttatatattaattatgtgtttaaattcatttacagACTATTTCTCGTTCACATCGAATTTCAACAAGACATTGTAGCAATCATTgcttataaaaaaatggagTCGTCCATAGCAAATGGAAGTCAACCCGAACCAATACTAGTTCTCGGCAATAATACAGGCTTAAAATCCATCGTTCATTATAAATCAAGGAATTTGGTTGCCAACTGGAAAAGATGGTa
This genomic window from Bombus pascuorum unplaced genomic scaffold, iyBomPasc1.1, whole genome shotgun sequence contains:
- the LOC132915618 gene encoding uncharacterized protein LOC132915618 isoform X2 encodes the protein MRTEVTESQPFKNLKELFDNVGNLKPWPEIGELRDSTDYVYSGLEISAGRTRLEKLDREVHPKTLLCHDMKGGYLEDSHHFITVPPFGWINAAHNHGVKVLGTVITEREGIWDVILEYHEEVRRFADALILVAKFYKFDGWLLNIENTIKSEQVNNLIYFVKYLTENIHEAIRNSEIIWYDSVTNEGKLNWQNELNSKNIDFFLNCDAIYLNYNWMKSKLKNSLALAKNHSRDIYDIYVGLDIWGRGCPGGGGFNSSYALQKIRHEGLSVALFGPGWTHEFFGSKTFQEVEDLFWAQLFPYLYVHISIYEEEVFKTSFCRGSGSMYYRCGQALYERDGKRFKHKPFYNLSLQNPQISVPIPHMKFTSSPQLPEPKSENDRNECSEEPIHYVYETRKNVVRVLKNVVNIENKMPMLYGNSFEFCSEFSFRGGGCIKLTTNDLTTRSYHRLFLVHIEFQQDIVAIIAYKKMESSIANGSQPEPILVLGNNTGLKSIVHYKSRNLVANWKRCRYVRPCSLSLRRNHDLYETFRKLIEQTQLACGSQVGNLVKRSLQELIHLASTVYKILFQLCFLLLFR
- the LOC132915618 gene encoding cytosolic endo-beta-N-acetylglucosaminidase-like isoform X1 — its product is MRTEVTESQPFKNLKELFDNVGNLKPWPEIGELRDSTDYVYSGLEISAGRTRLEKLDREVHPKTLLCHDMKGGYLEDRFIYGSESYDSYLFYHWSVIDTFVYFSHHFITVPPFGWINAAHNHGVKVLGTVITEREGIWDVILEYHEEVRRFADALILVAKFYKFDGWLLNIENTIKSEQVNNLIYFVKYLTENIHEAIRNSEIIWYDSVTNEGKLNWQNELNSKNIDFFLNCDAIYLNYNWMKSKLKNSLALAKNHSRDIYDIYVGLDIWGRGCPGGGGFNSSYALQKIRHEGLSVALFGPGWTHEFFGSKTFQEVEDLFWAQLFPYLYVHISIYEEEVFKTSFCRGSGSMYYRCGQALYERDGKRFKHKPFYNLSLQNPQISVPIPHMKFTSSPQLPEPKSENDRNECSEEPIHYVYETRKNVVRVLKNVVNIENKMPMLYGNSFEFCSEFSFRGGGCIKLTTNDLTTRSYHRLFLVHIEFQQDIVAIIAYKKMESSIANGSQPEPILVLGNNTGLKSIVHYKSRNLVANWKRCRYVRPCSLSLRRNHDLYETFRKLIEQTQLACGSQVGNLVKRSLQELIHLASTVYKILFQLCFLLLFR
- the LOC132915618 gene encoding cytosolic endo-beta-N-acetylglucosaminidase-like isoform X4; the encoded protein is MRTEVTESQPFKNLKELFDNVGNLKPWPEIGELRDSTDYVYSGLEISAGRTRLEKLDREVHPKTLLCHDMKGGYLEDRFIYGSESYDSYLFYHWSVIDTFVYFSHHFITVPPFGWINAAHNHGVKVLGTVITEREGIWDVILEYHEEVRRFADALILVAKFYKFDGWLLNIENTIKSEQVNNLIYFVKYLTENIHEAIRNSEIIWYDSVTNEGKLNWQNELNSKNIDFFLNCDAIYLNYNWMKSKLKNSLALAKNHSRDIYDIYVGLDIWGRGCPGGGGFNSSYALQKIRHEGLSVALFGPGWTHEFFGSKTFQEVEDLFWAQLFPYLYVHISIYEEEVFKTSFCRGSGSMYYRCGQALYERDGKRFKHKPFYNLSLQNPQISVPIPHMKFTSSPQLPEPKSENDRNECSEEPIHYVYETRKNVVRVLKNVVNIENKMPMLYGNSFEFCSEFSFRGGGCIKLTTNDLTTRSYHRLFLVHIEFQQDIVAIIAYKKMESSIANGSQPEPILVLGNNTGLKSIVHYKSRNLVANWKRWKGIPCERATSAFDRKLQ
- the LOC132915618 gene encoding cytosolic endo-beta-N-acetylglucosaminidase-like isoform X3 encodes the protein MRTEVTESQPFKNLKELFDNVGNLKPWPEIGELRDSTDYVYSGLEISAGRTRLEKLDREVHPKTLLCHDMKGGYLEDRFIYGSESYDSYLFYHWSVIDTFVYFSHHFITVPPFGWINAAHNHGVKVLGTVITEREGIWDVILEYHEEVRRFADALILVAKFYKFDGWLLNIENTIKSEQVNNLIYFVKYLTENIHEAIRNSEIIWYDSVTNEGKLNWQNELNSKNIDFFLNCDAIYLNYNWMKSKLKNSLALAKNHSRDIYDIYVGLDIWGRGCPGGGGFNSSYALQKIRHEGLSVALFGPGWTHEFFGSKTFQEVEDLFWAQLFPYLYVHISIYEEEVFKTSFCRGSGSMYYRCGQALYERDGKRFKHKPFYNLSLQNPQISVPIPHMKFTSSPQLPEPKSENDRNECSEEPIHYVYETRKNVVRVLKNVVNIENKMPMLYGNSFEFCSEFSFRGGGCIKLTTNDLTTRSYHRLFLVHIEFQQDIVAIIAYKKMESSIANGSQPEPILVLGNNTGLKSIVHYKSRNLVANWKRWFNNESAVNGITNILSSKV